The Akkermansia muciniphila genome contains a region encoding:
- a CDS encoding phage capsid protein, which yields MKIERTIPEMYEKTRTQQLIEELQQKMSVLTPFAQVIHGCNGDMYQLPAIGSTELNRRTQRMQDIVATELKFGLRNMRPQLFEKFLKWSTDDEKFLASLPINATTMVTQLTNAAERVKDDVLLGTCVDLDESSDTYGEHIIQTPTSIMPDAEDGSPYKGGATGGLLGDNYVGKGGYEKEALPQQPYVRGEGLITTWDELTDDFDIDTKKTNVVPVNYTPEGTLTPSGITIDKLLFAKTCMQARYALNGGGTLCMGITSQQAFEMMRMEKLQNIDYGFQALKTGFVSPLLGIRFLITDSLPLVNVGTASAKKYVRVCPMWRSEDLIYGIWEDAKFHMRQPDTSIDTLLAGVTFGMGAARTREETVLSIHCEEKFSVA from the coding sequence ATGAAGATTGAAAGAACTATTCCGGAAATGTATGAAAAGACGCGCACTCAGCAGCTCATTGAAGAGCTGCAACAGAAGATGTCCGTCTTGACTCCGTTCGCCCAGGTCATCCACGGCTGCAACGGTGATATGTACCAGCTTCCTGCTATCGGGTCCACGGAACTGAACCGTCGTACCCAGCGAATGCAGGATATTGTCGCCACGGAACTCAAGTTCGGCCTGCGCAATATGCGTCCTCAACTGTTCGAGAAGTTCCTGAAGTGGTCCACGGACGACGAGAAGTTCCTGGCCAGCCTGCCGATTAACGCCACCACGATGGTCACACAGCTTACCAATGCGGCCGAGCGCGTGAAGGACGACGTGCTGCTGGGCACCTGCGTAGACCTGGACGAGAGTTCCGACACCTACGGAGAGCATATCATCCAGACGCCGACTTCCATCATGCCGGATGCCGAGGACGGTTCCCCCTACAAGGGCGGCGCTACCGGCGGCCTGCTGGGTGATAATTACGTTGGCAAGGGCGGCTATGAGAAAGAGGCTTTGCCTCAACAGCCCTATGTCCGCGGAGAAGGCCTCATTACCACCTGGGACGAGCTCACCGATGACTTTGACATCGACACCAAGAAGACCAACGTGGTCCCGGTCAACTACACCCCGGAAGGGACGCTCACCCCCAGCGGCATTACGATTGACAAGCTGCTCTTTGCCAAGACCTGCATGCAGGCCCGTTACGCCCTCAACGGCGGCGGCACGCTGTGCATGGGCATTACTTCGCAACAGGCTTTCGAGATGATGCGCATGGAAAAGCTTCAGAATATCGACTACGGCTTCCAGGCCCTGAAGACCGGCTTTGTCAGCCCGCTGCTGGGCATCCGGTTCCTGATTACGGATTCCCTGCCTCTGGTCAACGTTGGCACGGCCAGCGCCAAGAAGTACGTGCGCGTCTGCCCCATGTGGCGCAGTGAAGACCTGATTTATGGTATCTGGGAAGATGCCAAGTTCCACATGCGCCAGCCCGATACGTCCATCGACACGCTACTGGCAGGCGTGACCTTCGGCATGGGCGCTGCACGCACCAGGGAAGAAACCGTGCTTTCCATCCACTGCGAGGAAAAGTTCTCTGTGGCTTAA